The nucleotide sequence GTGCATGACGAGAGGAAACTTAGATAATGATTATGATATAACTAAGCTGGCAGTTGACTTTTCAAAACTGGGAATAACCGGATACGGCGCTGCCGAACTGCTGAAAAAGGATTATGGAATCTATCCTGAAATGGCCGATGAGAGAAATGTTCTTTTATATATAACGGCTAGCACAACGAAAAAAGATTTGGAGCTTATTGACAGGGCTATAACCGATATATCTAAGTCTGAGTATAGGCCTCAGGTGATTAAAAAACCAAAACCTATGCCGCATACGAGATTTGAAATGCCTATGAAAGAAGCTTTTTTCTCGGACAGCGTTATGATTTCGGCCGAATCGGCTATTGGAAAGATTTGTGCAGAAATTGTTAATTCCTGTCCTCCATGCTGCCCCATAGTTTTGCCGGGTCAAATAATTGACAACAGCGTTGTGGAATATCTCAAGGAATATACGGATATTGAAAAAATAGCCGTTGTGTCAAACAGTATAAACTCCAAAACAGGTCAAATTGAGGAGGAAGGTTAATTTCGTGAGCCATTTTAGCGGAATATACGGACATGAAAGTGTAAAAAAGCTTCTGGAAACGGCTGTTAAGACAGGACGAATAAGTCACGCATATATTTTCTGCGGCCCTTTAGGGGTCGGCAGATATACCACTGCAAGGGCGTTTGCCGCAGATGCGGTTAAGACTGACCTGAAACAGCATCCTGATATTATAACGGTTACAAACAGTCTTTATGGAGTTGAGAGTAAATCCGATTCTATATTAGTGGATACTGTGAGCGAAATGAGGAAAGATATATTTATAAAGCCATACAGTGCTGAGCGTAAGATTTATATAGTTCCAAAAGCGGACACTATGAACGCAGCGTCCCAAAATAAGCTTTTGAAAGTGTTTGAGGAACCGCCCGGATATTGCACTATAATTATGATAGCGGAAAATTTAAATAAATTTTTGCCGACTATTTTATCAAGGGCGTCGGTTGTAAAATTTTCAGCATTGCCAAACAAGACTGTATCTGACTTTTTGATTGACAAGTATAAACTTTCTGATGAAGAAGCGGCCGCAAAAGCTGTTATGAGCAATGGCAGTATAGGAAGGGCGGCTGAGTTGATTGACAGCCCTCGTCCGGCAATGCTTAGAAAAGAGACGATAGATGGTTTTATGGGACTTTTGGGCAGTGAGAACAGAAATATTTATAATTTCGCAAAATTTTTAAAGTCTGAAAAAGATGATTTAAGTTTTATATTTTCAGTTTTAAAGAGCTTTTTTGAAGATTTTGTTCATTTAAAGTTTGGGCTTGCGGATGAAATGGTAAATGTTGATAAAACCGCGGAGATGCGTAAACTGGCTAATGTTGCTACCAAACGTGCAGCGGTACAGTTTTTGGATATAACCTTAAAATACGAAAGAATTGCTGCGGCTAATACAAATCTTAGGATTTCAATGTT is from Monoglobus pectinilyticus and encodes:
- a CDS encoding DNA polymerase III subunit, with protein sequence MSHFSGIYGHESVKKLLETAVKTGRISHAYIFCGPLGVGRYTTARAFAADAVKTDLKQHPDIITVTNSLYGVESKSDSILVDTVSEMRKDIFIKPYSAERKIYIVPKADTMNAASQNKLLKVFEEPPGYCTIIMIAENLNKFLPTILSRASVVKFSALPNKTVSDFLIDKYKLSDEEAAAKAVMSNGSIGRAAELIDSPRPAMLRKETIDGFMGLLGSENRNIYNFAKFLKSEKDDLSFIFSVLKSFFEDFVHLKFGLADEMVNVDKTAEMRKLANVATKRAAVQFLDITLKYERIAAANTNLRISMFCLACEYWEEIHGRDYRSTI